TTCCCGTTGAAAACATCGATCACATTATTTTAGTAGGAGGGTCTACTTATATTCCCACAATAAGACAACACGTAATGAAATATTTTAAAAGAACTCCTTTATTTTCAATTAATCCAGATCAAGTGGTAGCGATAGGAGCTGCTATTCAAGCTAATATGTTAACTCAAAAAAATAAAAAAAATAATGTTATATTATTAGACGTAGTTCCCCTATCATTAGGAATTGAAGTGATGGGAAATATAGTAGAAAAAATTATTTTTAAAAATACTAAAATTCCCATATCGCAAACTAGAGAATTTACTACTTTCAAGGACAAACAAAAATCCATATTAATTCATATTTTACAAGGCGAACAAAACTTAGTAAAAAACTGCGAGTCTTTATCAAAATTTGTATTAACTGGTATTCCAGAAAAACCTGCTGGAAAAATAATTATTATTGTAAAATTTCAAATAGATGTCGATGGACTGTTATCAGTAACAGCTAAAATAAAATCGACAAACATTGAAAAAAATATATTAATAAAATCTACTTATGGATTAAACACATCTCCAATATTTAATATAACAAAAAATAACGATTTAAAATAAACAACATTTTTTTAAAAAATATAACTATATAACTATAATATGCCAAAAATTACATTTTTACCTCACAAAATATTACTACCAAAAGGTGGAGTTTTTCATGCTAAGCAAGGAGAAACCATTTTAGATGTCGCATTAAAAAATAACATCAACATTGAACATGCTTGTAATAAAGCATGTGTATGCACTACATGTCATTGTTTTGTAAAAAAAGGATATTTCTCTTTATCTATTTGTCAAGAAGAAGAAGAAGATATACTTGATAAAGCATGGGGAGTTCAATTAGATAGTCGACTTAGTTGTCAAGCTAAAATTATGAATCAAGATATAGAAATCGAAATTCCTGTATATACTATAAATCAATTTTAATATTATATTAAAAACCATTATACTATTACAATATATATCCATAATATTAATTATAAAACTTGTTGAACAAAATAAAATTACTTTTTATAGTATAATTTAATTTCATTAAAAAAATTAAGATTAATAGTTTCGAAAATATGCTTCGCAAAATTTAATATATTTTATACAAATTTACTTTAAGAAAGAATTGCTATTATTTTTAAAATAGAAATGTATAGGACTACCTATTAACTTTAGTTTTTCTTTAAAATAATTAGAGATATACTTTTTATAAGTACATGATAAATAA
Above is a genomic segment from Buchnera aphidicola (Meitanaphis flavogallis) containing:
- the fdx gene encoding ISC system 2Fe-2S type ferredoxin — encoded protein: MPKITFLPHKILLPKGGVFHAKQGETILDVALKNNINIEHACNKACVCTTCHCFVKKGYFSLSICQEEEEDILDKAWGVQLDSRLSCQAKIMNQDIEIEIPVYTINQF